From the genome of Flavobacterium sediminis:
AGAACCAAAGAAGGGAGAACAGTATACGGCGGCGGCGGAATAATTCCTGATGTATTTGTTCCCTTTGAAGCTAATCACGGAGAAGAAGCCACTATAATGGTCATGCAATCCGGCTTGGTGAACTATTTTGCTTTTGAACAAATTGATAAAAACCGGAACTATTTTGACCAACTCAATTTAACCGAGCTTAAAGAAGAAATTTTTTCTGATGAAAAGTACCTTGATGAATTCAAAAAATACATTTCAGGAAGTGGTATTCTACTTAGTTTCCATCAAAAAGACAAGATCCTGACTTATCTGTATGCAGAGTTCGTCAGACAGCTTAAAACAGACCTGGATTATTACAAAATCCTGTTACAGCAAGACAATATGGCTCAAAAAGTATTGAGTCTGGAAAAATAAAAAAAACAGTCAAACAGACTGCTTTTTTATAGTCTCCTCGTTTTTAACCAACCTGTTATGCTTAAACGCTCCCACATAACCGGTAAAACTTCATGTTCCAATACTTGACTCTCAAAGATCACAACACGCCCCTTTAACGGATATACTTTTACTTCATCATGTTCTTTATAGATAACTAATTCCCCACCATATTCCGGTAGCCAGTTCTCATCATTCAGATAACACACTACAGATAACTTGCGACTGTCGTCATTCTGAAATATATCCAAATGTCTTTTATAAAATGTCCCCACCGGATATAATGCATAATGAAATTCACGATCTTGGATTCCCAAAAAGCAGGTTTGATTCAAATAATTTGAAAAATGATCTATTCTTGAAAAAAAGTTTTGCTCAACTTCACTCAGTTTATTCTCTTCTATCCAGGAAATAAAATCGCCCCGAATGGATCGTATCACTTGTTCATTGAATTGATCTCCTATTGCGGATTTCTTAAAATAATCTTCTTCATACTTATCCAAAAGACTATTTCTTAAACTTGTTACAGCTTCTTCAGTAAAAAAATCATCAACAATACTATATTGTTGATTTAAAAGATCTTCAATGATCTTTTCGTACATTGGATTTTCAGTTAACCCATTCATATATGTCAAAAAAAGTGAGCAAATATAGCATGAAAAACAATACAAAATTTACTTCGAATAATTTATTAATTTTGTATCGTAATTTTTTATAAAGAATGAGTAAAATTAGAATCACCAAGCAATTTACATTTGAGACCGGACATGCTTTATACGGATATGACGGAAAGTGTAAAAATGTTCATGGTCACAGCTATAAATTATCAGTAACCGTTATCGGAAAACCTATTCAGGACACTTCTAATGTTAAATACGGAATGGTGATTGATTTTGGCGACCTTAAAAAGATTGTTAAAGAAGATATTGTAGACATCTTTGATCATGCAACTGTTTTCAATCAGAACACACCTCATATAGAATTAGCAAACGAGCTCAAAAAAAGAGGTCATCACGTTATTTTAGTAGACTATCAGCCAACCAGTGAAAATATGGTAATTGATTTTGCCGAAAAGATCAAAAGAAGGCTTCCTGAAGACATCAAATTATTTTCACTTCGCTTGCAGGAAACTGAAACTTCCTTTGCGGAATGGTTTGCTTCTGATAATTAAAAATTTAGATGTATAAAAAAAGTCCCGCAATGCGGGACTTTTTAATTATAAGAGAAATGTCTTATTTTTTCACAATCATGAATTCAGAACGTCTGTTTTGAGCATATTCCTCATCCGTACATTTTTTACATTCAATTTTTGGCTCTGATTCACCAAATCCTTGACCTGAAATTCTATCTTTAGCAATTCCTTTTGAAATTACATATTGTACAGTAGCTTTAGCTCTTCTGTCAGACAAGTTCATATTGTATCGATCACTACCTCTGCTATCCGTATGTGATTTTACAAAGATAACCATATCCGGATGCTCATTCATTACTTCAACTAACTTATCCAACTCTTCAGCTCCTTGCGCAGTAATATTGCTCTTATTGAACTCAAAGAAGATTGGTTGTAAAATAACTTCTGTTTCAGTAATAATCGGTTTAACCGGCTCTAATAATATTTCAACTATCTGATCACCACCTTCAGATGGGTTTAACGTAGTTACAGCAGGCTCAAATCCTGACTTACTTGCCTGGAATGAATACGACTTATCACAAAGTAAATTGAAAGCTGTTTTTCCATTCATAGCTGTTGATTTTGTTGCAACAGTAGCATTTTTGTCATCCAAAGCAATAACATTTACACCTTCGATAACTTCTCCTGTTTTTGCATTTTTAGCTATTACTAATCCGTTAACTCCACAAATCGGTGTTGCAATATAAATATTATCTACTCCTGCTCTATTACTAGAAAATAAAGCTACTTTTTTGTCTTTGTTATAAGCAAATGAAAAATCATCTTTTTCTCCATTTACAGGAGCACCTAAATTAACGGCTTTATCATTCTTGTTTAAATCAACCTTGTAAACATCCAGACCTCCGAAACCTTGTTTTCCGTCAGAAGCGAAATATAAAACATTATCATCAGCAATGAAAGGGAAACTCTCATTTGCTTCTGTATTTACAAGCGAACCTAAATTAACCGGTTCACCGTATTCATCACCGTTAACAGAAACTTTCCAAATATCTTCTCCGCCTATACCTCCCGGCATATCGGAAGAAAAGTATAAAGTTTTTCCGTCTTTACTTATACTTGGGTTTCTAACAGAATAAGTAGTATCATTAAAAGGAAGCAATTTCTTATTTCCCCATGTATCTCCCTCTTTAGTTGCTTTGTATAAGTAAATCTTACCTTTTTTCAATGTTTGGTAGCTAGCTTTTTCTTTTTCAAACTGACCTTCATTGAAACTCTCACTGGCAAAATAAATAGTATTACCATCATTTGTAATTGCCAACGGTCCGTCGTGCCATTTCGTATTTACACCATCTAATTCAGTTGCTTCACTTATTGTTCCGTTTGAATTATAAGTCGCTTTATAAATATCCAAATAAGGCTCATCATTCCAGCCGTGAGTTTTTCTAGCTGTATTTCTGGCGCTGGTAAAATAAATGGTGTTATCAGCAGTCAAAACAGCTCCGAAATCAGATTTATCACTACTGATATCTGATGGTTCAATCTCAAACAATTTAGCCTGTTCCTTTAGTGCTATTAAATAATTCGGATTTCCCTTATAGGCAATAGCTCTTTGGTCTTTTGGCGCTAAAGAAGCAAATTTATCCATTTGCTTATCCGCTTCTGCATATTTACCTTCTGCCTTCAACATTTGAGCATATTTAAAATATGTTTCTGCATCCTGAGGTTCTTCAACCACTTTAGCATACCACTTTACTGCCTCTTTGGAGTTGAAAACATTATAATAACATTCTGCTAATTGTTTATTGATGTAAGAATCCCGTTTCCTTTATCCGCAAGTTTCAGGTATTCATTAGCAGCTTCGGTATATTCATATCGATCAAAAAGCTTATCAGCTGCTTTTGTCTCTTTTGTTTGTGCGCTTAACATCTCACAAGCGATCACAAAACTAAGTGTAATAAAAATTTTCTTCATGTCGTTATCGCTTTTAGGTTAGAAAAATCTTGGTGAACTTGAAACTTTCTTAGGGAAGTTCAAATCAAACAATAATATAATCTCATGAGATGAAGGCGTTGTTACTTTCAAATCAGAAATAATATGGTCATATGCATAACCAATTTTTAAATTTTGAGTAATTGCATAACTGGCCATCGCTCCGAAACTGTCATCTAATCGGTAAGTTCCACCAATTTCAAACTTCTGATTAAACAAAAAGTTAGCTGATAGATCTAATGAAGGAGAAACATTAAATGCTGACTTCAACATGAAAAACGGTTTGAATTTTACCGTTTGAGAAAGATCAAATACATATCCCCCCGTTAAGAAAT
Proteins encoded in this window:
- a CDS encoding 2OG-Fe(II) oxygenase; the protein is MNGLTENPMYEKIIEDLLNQQYSIVDDFFTEEAVTSLRNSLLDKYEEDYFKKSAIGDQFNEQVIRSIRGDFISWIEENKLSEVEQNFFSRIDHFSNYLNQTCFLGIQDREFHYALYPVGTFYKRHLDIFQNDDSRKLSVVCYLNDENWLPEYGGELVIYKEHDEVKVYPLKGRVVIFESQVLEHEVLPVMWERLSITGWLKTRRL
- a CDS encoding 6-pyruvoyl trahydropterin synthase family protein, coding for MSKIRITKQFTFETGHALYGYDGKCKNVHGHSYKLSVTVIGKPIQDTSNVKYGMVIDFGDLKKIVKEDIVDIFDHATVFNQNTPHIELANELKKRGHHVILVDYQPTSENMVIDFAEKIKRRLPEDIKLFSLRLQETETSFAEWFASDN
- a CDS encoding OmpA family protein; this encodes MVEEPQDAETYFKYAQMLKAEGKYAEADKQMDKFASLAPKDQRAIAYKGNPNYLIALKEQAKLFEIEPSDISSDKSDFGAVLTADNTIYFTSARNTARKTHGWNDEPYLDIYKATYNSNGTISEATELDGVNTKWHDGPLAITNDGNTIYFASESFNEGQFEKEKASYQTLKKGKIYLYKATKEGDTWGNKKLLPFNDTTYSVRNPSISKDGKTLYFSSDMPGGIGGEDIWKVSVNGDEYGEPVNLGSLVNTEANESFPFIADDNVLYFASDGKQGFGGLDVYKVDLNKNDKAVNLGAPVNGEKDDFSFAYNKDKKVALFSSNRAGVDNIYIATPICGVNGLVIAKNAKTGEVIEGVNVIALDDKNATVATKSTAMNGKTAFNLLCDKSYSFQASKSGFEPAVTTLNPSEGGDQIVEILLEPVKPIITETEVILQPIFFEFNKSNITAQGAEELDKLVEVMNEHPDMVIFVKSHTDSRGSDRYNMNLSDRRAKATVQYVISKGIAKDRISGQGFGESEPKIECKKCTDEEYAQNRRSEFMIVKK